In Sulfurimonas hongkongensis, a single genomic region encodes these proteins:
- a CDS encoding radical SAM protein, with the protein MKTIFGPINSRRFGSSLGIDLSPALKQCNFDCLYCELAPAVTVDAQENVVSVEQIINELKGHLDEKIDVITITANGEPTLYPHLDELIDAINQIKNNTQTLILTNSAMLVDERVFNALLKLDQVKLSLDAISNDIFNKIDRPHKDIRVEEVVKKVQEFSKIFTGKLFIEILFVHGLNDTKEEIAKLNHALLGINATRIDLGTIDRPPAYNVAGISYKELHEAALLFDRELPIHIASRIHAEPNYAKYNEEEILNTLDKRPLTMDDIDILFDKPSKERLKNLIKEQKIIKKRVGNLEFLLPATNARRKRTK; encoded by the coding sequence TTGAAAACAATTTTTGGTCCTATAAACTCAAGAAGATTTGGTTCTTCTTTGGGTATAGACCTCTCCCCTGCCCTAAAACAATGCAACTTCGACTGTCTCTACTGCGAACTAGCTCCTGCTGTTACAGTAGATGCGCAAGAGAACGTTGTTAGTGTTGAACAAATCATTAATGAACTAAAAGGGCATCTAGATGAGAAGATAGATGTGATAACCATAACCGCAAATGGCGAGCCAACACTATATCCACACCTAGATGAACTCATAGATGCGATAAACCAGATAAAAAACAATACCCAAACCCTTATACTTACAAATAGTGCAATGCTAGTAGATGAGAGAGTCTTTAATGCTCTTTTAAAACTAGATCAGGTTAAACTCTCCCTAGATGCCATTAGCAATGATATCTTTAACAAGATAGATAGACCTCACAAAGATATAAGAGTAGAGGAGGTTGTAAAAAAAGTACAAGAGTTTAGCAAAATATTTACAGGAAAGCTATTTATTGAGATACTCTTTGTTCATGGCTTAAATGACACCAAAGAAGAGATAGCAAAACTCAACCATGCACTACTAGGTATAAACGCCACTAGAATAGACTTAGGAACGATAGATAGACCGCCAGCCTATAACGTTGCTGGGATTAGCTACAAAGAGCTTCATGAGGCTGCACTCTTATTTGATAGAGAGTTACCTATCCACATCGCATCAAGAATCCATGCAGAACCAAACTATGCTAAGTACAACGAAGAAGAGATACTAAATACGCTAGATAAAAGGCCTCTTACTATGGATGATATAGATATTTTATTTGACAAGCCAAGTAAAGAGAGACTAAAAAATCTTATAAAAGAGCAAAAAATCATCAAAAAAAGAGTGGGGAATTTAGAATTTTTACTCCCTGCCACAAATGCAAGAAGAAAAAGAACAAAATAG
- a CDS encoding aspartate-semialdehyde dehydrogenase, whose amino-acid sequence MSKKFNVAVVGANGAVGEEILRVLDELNFPIKKLVPLASSRSAGDTVEFNSKKVVIKELTSNIFEKEEIDIALFSAGGSVSAKYAQDAVRAGAVVIDNTSHFRMDADVPLVIPEVNPEDIAKWRVKGIIANPNCSTIQMLQVLKPLDDAYALTRVDASTYQATSGAGKSAMEELVSQMQAFFAFKLDDAQHKAFAHQIALNVIPQIDVFMDNGYTKEEMKMVNETSKILHREVPLSATCVRVPTLRGHAEALTLTFKNDVDAKMVTDVLQKAPNIVIVDEPSESIYPMPAACVDMNETFVGRIRADNFAKNIIHLFVVADNLRVGAATNAVRIAQKWIEMEAK is encoded by the coding sequence ATGTCTAAAAAATTTAATGTAGCAGTAGTTGGAGCAAATGGGGCAGTTGGAGAAGAGATACTGAGAGTTCTTGACGAACTTAATTTTCCAATAAAAAAATTAGTGCCACTTGCTAGTAGCAGGAGTGCTGGAGATACGGTTGAATTTAACTCAAAAAAAGTAGTGATAAAAGAGCTAACAAGTAATATCTTCGAAAAAGAAGAGATAGATATAGCACTTTTTTCAGCTGGTGGAAGCGTTAGTGCTAAGTATGCACAAGATGCAGTTAGAGCTGGTGCGGTAGTTATTGACAACACTTCTCACTTTAGAATGGATGCTGATGTTCCTTTGGTTATCCCTGAGGTAAATCCAGAGGACATTGCTAAGTGGAGAGTAAAAGGAATCATAGCAAATCCTAACTGCTCAACTATTCAGATGCTTCAAGTGTTAAAACCTCTTGATGACGCTTACGCTTTAACAAGAGTAGATGCTAGTACATATCAAGCAACTTCTGGTGCGGGAAAAAGTGCTATGGAAGAGTTAGTATCACAAATGCAAGCCTTTTTTGCATTTAAACTAGATGATGCCCAGCATAAAGCATTTGCACATCAAATAGCTCTAAATGTTATCCCCCAAATAGATGTTTTTATGGATAATGGCTATACAAAAGAAGAGATGAAGATGGTAAATGAGACTAGTAAAATTTTGCATAGAGAAGTTCCATTAAGTGCTACTTGTGTGCGTGTACCAACTCTTCGTGGTCACGCTGAAGCGCTTACACTTACATTTAAAAATGATGTGGATGCAAAGATGGTTACAGATGTTTTACAAAAAGCTCCAAACATAGTTATAGTAGATGAACCTAGTGAGAGCATCTACCCGATGCCTGCAGCTTGTGTAGATATGAATGAAACTTTTGTAGGTCGCATACGAGCTGATAACTTTGCAAAAAACATCATTCATCTATTTGTAGTTGCTGATAATTTAAGAGTCGGAGCTGCAACGAATGCTGTTCGTATAGCTCAAAAATGGATAGAGATGGAAGCAAAGTAA
- a CDS encoding YqhA family protein, translating into MLEKLFENTLWSTRFIVVLAVIFGLVGAVILFAVASIDIISTAKYVFITYTTGAHPDKFHEDVVGGIIGAVDLYLIGIVMLIFSFGVYELFISDIDAAKCEEETENKILAIDSLDQLKDKISKVIVMVLVVGFFQKVGYTKYEGALDLFYLALSITAVAVGLYFLSKVGKKH; encoded by the coding sequence ATGTTAGAAAAACTGTTTGAAAACACTCTATGGAGCACAAGATTTATAGTTGTTTTGGCTGTTATTTTTGGTCTTGTTGGTGCTGTAATTTTATTTGCAGTAGCGAGCATTGATATAATTTCTACTGCTAAGTATGTTTTTATAACTTATACAACAGGTGCTCATCCAGATAAATTTCATGAAGATGTAGTTGGTGGTATTATCGGTGCAGTTGACCTTTATCTTATCGGCATAGTTATGCTTATCTTCTCATTTGGTGTCTATGAACTTTTTATCTCAGATATAGACGCAGCAAAGTGTGAAGAAGAAACTGAGAACAAAATACTAGCTATCGACTCACTAGATCAGTTAAAAGATAAGATCTCAAAAGTCATAGTTATGGTACTTGTAGTTGGATTTTTTCAAAAAGTTGGTTACACTAAATATGAAGGTGCACTAGATTTGTTCTATTTAGCACTTTCAATCACTGCAGTGGCAGTAGGTTTATACTTTTTATCAAAAGTAGGAAAAAAGCATTAG
- the hemE gene encoding uroporphyrinogen decarboxylase: MSKIFVDACFGKETPYTPVWMMRQAGRYLPEYMRVRAEAGNFLKLCHNPKKACEVTLQPVDIVGVDAAILFSDILVVPNEMGMDLEFIKGSGPKFHNPIKTEADIDRLIGAQEAASKLTYVYETIELIKKELDARGGETALIGFTGAPWTLATYMIEGEGTKTYNICKKMMYSNPALLHKILAKVTEVVKIYMQKQIEAGIDVVQIFDSWAAAIEPGKYDEFSWKYMVEIADFLKEKYPHIPIIMFPKGIPAFLDKVYGNFEVFGVDWSTPMSLAKEKLGDKYVLQGNMEPCRLYSKEATTECVEIIQETMQGERHIFNLGHGILPDVPVENAIHFIKECQRVSKK, translated from the coding sequence ATGAGTAAAATATTTGTAGATGCCTGTTTTGGCAAGGAGACTCCATACACTCCGGTTTGGATGATGAGACAAGCGGGTCGTTATCTACCAGAGTATATGAGAGTTCGAGCTGAGGCTGGAAACTTTTTAAAACTTTGCCATAACCCCAAAAAAGCTTGTGAAGTCACACTTCAACCTGTAGATATAGTTGGAGTTGATGCAGCAATATTATTTAGCGATATTTTAGTCGTTCCAAACGAGATGGGAATGGATTTAGAGTTTATAAAAGGTTCAGGTCCAAAATTTCATAATCCTATAAAAACAGAAGCTGATATAGATAGACTCATAGGCGCACAAGAAGCCGCATCAAAGCTAACTTATGTTTATGAGACTATAGAACTTATAAAAAAAGAGCTAGATGCAAGAGGTGGCGAGACTGCCCTTATCGGTTTTACTGGTGCTCCTTGGACACTTGCAACTTACATGATAGAAGGCGAAGGTACAAAGACTTACAATATTTGTAAAAAAATGATGTATTCAAACCCTGCACTTCTACACAAAATACTTGCAAAAGTAACAGAAGTTGTAAAAATCTATATGCAAAAGCAGATAGAAGCTGGGATAGATGTAGTTCAAATCTTTGACTCATGGGCAGCCGCTATTGAGCCGGGCAAATATGATGAGTTTTCTTGGAAGTATATGGTAGAAATCGCTGACTTTTTAAAAGAGAAGTATCCTCATATTCCAATCATTATGTTTCCAAAAGGTATTCCTGCATTTTTAGACAAAGTCTATGGTAACTTTGAAGTATTTGGCGTGGACTGGTCAACTCCAATGAGCCTTGCTAAAGAAAAGCTTGGAGACAAGTATGTTCTTCAAGGAAATATGGAGCCATGTCGTCTTTACTCAAAAGAGGCTACTACTGAGTGTGTAGAAATTATTCAAGAGACGATGCAAGGAGAGAGACATATCTTTAACCTAGGACATGGAATACTTCCAGATGTTCCAGTAGAAAATGCTATACACTTTATAAAAGAGTGTCAAAGAGTTAGCAAAAAGTAG